The window CCGGTCGGGGTGGCGGTCGACCACCATCACCTGGGACGCCCCTTGGAGCAGCGCGGAGTAGGCCGCCATCAGGCCGACCGGACCCGCGCCGTAGACGACGCAGGACTCCCCCGGCTTGAGCCCGGCCAGGCGGGTGGCGTGCCAGCCGGTGGGGAAGATGTCGGCGACCATCACGTAGTCGTCCTCCTTCTCCTCCGCGTCCTCGGGCAGCCGCAGGCAGTTGAAGTCCCCGAACGGCACGCGCAGGTACTCGGCCTGCCCGCCGGAGTAGGGGCCCATCCCGGCGAAGCCGTAGGCGGCCCCGGCCATCTCCGGGTCGGGGTTGGCCGTCAGGCAGTAGGAGGGCATGCCGGTCTCGCAGTTGCGACAGAACCCGCAGCCGATGTTGAACGGCAGACACACGTGGTCGCCGACCTTGACGCGCTCCACGCCGTCGCCGACCTCGGCGACCACGCCGAGGTTCTCGTGCCCGAGCACCTTGCCGGGCTCCAGGTCGGTGCGTCCTTCGTACATGTGCAGGTCGGAACCGCAGATGTTGGTGGCGGTGATGCGCACGAGCACGTCGGTGGGACGCTCGATCCGGGCGTCAGGGACCTCCTTGACGGAGACATCGCGGGATCCGTTGTACACAAGGGCCTTCATGATCTTCTCCAAGAATGGGTGCGGGACGGGCCTGGTGGGGCTTTCCGCCCTTGCTCCGACCCCTGCTCTCCTAGCACCGGGACGAAACAGCCTCACGCCCACGATTCGGACAAAACATGTCAAGGTTCCGTGACTGACCGCCACGAGAGCCGGGACGCAGGGTCCACCATCCCCGCCACTGGTAGGCCGTGGTTGGCGGCCGCTTTCGCCCGTGTGGGAGGAACCTTCCGGGGACAGGGCTTCGGCGTCGCGGCAACTGAGCAAGCGCCGCGCAGGGGCGAAGTGCTGCTGGACGTCAACGACATCCAGCTGAGCCACCAGACCGAACTGCGCTGGAACAGCAACGAGGATTGGGCGTGGTCGGGCTGTCCCGTCCGTGAGCCGCTCATCGGGCCGGAGGAGTTCGACCAGGTTCAGACGCTGTTGGGCTCGCGCGGCCGCACGCGGGCAGGGGAGCACAAAGTTCACCGCACTCGTCGGCGCTACCTGTTTTCGGGGAGCCATGGAGTGCTGTCTGCACGATCACAGGACACCGGGGCACTGGACCAACGGCGACCGTGCTGTCGGTGCCGCTGCCCGCAGGAACATGCCCTGGCCAACAGGTTGCACCACCCCCGTAACACCCCTCCACTTTCCTGGCCATAATCGGCACCGCCTGCATCCTCATTTGCTATAAGCATCTGGCCAAACGGGCCGACGACAGAATGACCAAAAGAGGAAGACACCAGGGCAAGTTCTCGATAATCGATCGGACCTTTGATCCGATCGGCCACCGCTCCCGAGCACGAGGAAACCCCAGGCCAGCCGGGATGAACCCGTGCGCTGACCTGGGATCGGTGACGCCGTGTGGCTCCTGGTGTGCTCGCCGGTTCGACTACCCGGCCCTCACCGGAGACGGGCCTCGTAGCAGCGCGGCGGTGGCCTCGGCCGCCGCTTTGGCCACGTCGGGGAACACCGACTGGTAGGTGTCCTGGGTGAAGTGCGTGGTCGCGTGCCCGAGCTCGCTGGAGACGATCTTCACGTCCGTTCCCGCGGCCAACGCCAGCGAGGCGGCTCCGTGGCGGAGCCCGTGCAACGTGATCGGCGGCAGCCCCGCTGCCCTGGCGATGCGCAGGAACCAGTCACTGACCTGACCTGGGTGCCATCCTGCGCCGTTCTCCTTGGTGAAGGCCAAACCGGTGTCCGTCCACGCTGTTCCGGCTTTGAGGCGGGCTTCGTTCTGGAACCGCTTCCAGGCCCGCAGCACTTTGATGGTGTCGGTGTCCAATGTGATGGTGCGCTGCCCGGCCGCGCTTTTCGGGGTGGAGGTGATCGTCTCCCACGCGAGTTGTACGACCTGGACGCGGATGTCGATCTGCCCGTCGGTCAACCTCGTGTTGGACCAGGGCAGGCCGACCGCTTCTCCTCGCCGCAGGCCCTTGACCGCGACCAGGTGGAACATCGGGTACAGCCACGGATACCTCCTCGCGTGCACCAGGAAAGCGCGGGTCTGCTCCGGGGCCCACACCATGACCTCCCCCGGCACGGTCCCGTCCTTCTTCCACTGCCGCACCCGGTCCGAAGTCCACACCAACGGACGCTTCCTCGGACACGAGGGCAACCGCACGTGTGAGGCGATGTTCACCGACACCGGCAAGTCCGGACGCCTGACGGCTTCGGACAACGCACTCCGGAGAGTCTCGCGGATCCGGTGCTTGGTGGACAGCGAGATCACCCGGCGCCCCCTGACCGAGGCCCGCACCTTCACATCGTCGGACTCGCGGCACTCCAGGATGTGAGCGTTGGTCTCCTCAATGAGGTTGAACATGGTCTCGACGTGGCGGGCCTGGAGCTTGTCCACCCGGAGCCGGCCCAGGTGCGGGGAAAGGTAGGTGCGGATGTGCCTGGCGTAGGAGGCCCGGGTACCCGCGGCCAGATCGGGCCTGCCCGCCAACCACTCCCCCAGCCATGCGGCGAGGGTGGGTGGTTCGGTGCGCACGTCCACCGCCATCGCTACTCGCCTACGCACCTCCTCCAGGTCAGCGAGGTCGAACTCCTACTCCGGCGCGGCTTCGACGAACTGGGGCTCAAGCGGATATGGGGCGTCCGCTCTAGGGAGAGCCGTGGCCAAGGGCTGTGGACATGGCGACCTCGGCATATGCGAGGCGGGCTTCCTCGCGCACGTTCGGGTCGGGGTGGTGAAGGAAGGGCTCGATCAGCGACTGTGCTCGCGGGTCCTGTGTGGCGCCGAGGATGCGCAGGGCGTATTCGAGGAGTCCGGGTTCCAGCGTCCTCGCGACTGAGGCCAGCGGTTCGACAAGGCCCAGAGGCGGGCTGTAGTGGTCGAACGCTTCGCTGACCGCGTTCAGGGCGGACTCACGGACTTTGACCACGGATTCGATGACGGCCAGGTTGATCAGCCGGCCAACGACCAGGCAGGCGGTGGCCGTGTCGAGCATGGCGCCGCGCAGGAAATCTCCGAGCACCTCGGCGGCGAGGTCTCGCCGGTCCGGATCGCAGCCGGTCAGTGCTTCGAGTGCTGTGAGAACGTCCTTCACACCATGCCCATCTTGGCTCTCTGGAGCAGGACTCCACGTTTCAGGACGGAGTCGACCGGGATCCCTGAAGCCGGTTGAAGGGCCTCCGAGCCACGCCGTTCTCACGTGGACTTCGGCGGCTTCTCCAGGCCGCCCAGCCGCCTGTTCATCGTGTCCAGTGTCGGCCAGGGAGGGCCGTCGCGCAGCGCGCGCAGGAGTTCCTCTCCGAATCGCCTCCCGTTCGGGAACTCGTCGTCTCGGTCCCAGCGCCACGCCGCGACCATCGCGAGGACGAGCTGTCGGCACTCGTCCAGCAGCTCCTGGTCGATGTTCGGGTAGTGCTCGCAGACCGCCTCGGGAACATGGGCGAGGTCGAACTCGACGGGACCGCGGCAGCACGTCTCCAGGTCGATGAACAACGGGCCGTTCCGCGTGCTGAGCACGTTGCCCGGATGCGGCTCTCCGTGGAGCAGCTGCTCCACGGCGCCGCGCTCCCCGATCGTCCGTCGCAGGTCCGCCAGCCTGCCGCTGAGGAAGGCGCGGTCGGCGTCGGCCAGCTCCGGCGAGCGGTCCGGGTCGGCGACGATGTCCTGCGCCTGGGCGATCCGGTCCGTGAACCGCGGGCTCGGCACGTCGACCCGGCGCATACCGGCGTGCAGCAGTTCCAGCGCCTTGGCGCAGTCGTCCGGCGGGACGTGGGGTGTCACGGGCTCGTGGTAGGTCCACAGCGTCACCGTGAAGCCGTCGCGCGTGTACACGCGCGGGTCCGCCCGGGGCTCCAGGGGACACACCGGGGCCCCCACCGCGACGAGCCGCTGGGCGAGTTCGACCTCGAACCGCGCGACTTCCTGCCCCACGGGGGCGACCCGGGCGAAGACGTCGCACGGTGTCAGCCGCAGCGCCAGCTTGTTCGAGTTGTGGAGCACGATCG is drawn from Nocardiopsis dassonvillei subsp. dassonvillei DSM 43111 and contains these coding sequences:
- a CDS encoding phosphotransferase, whose amino-acid sequence is MEMSDVTRAMAAATSVAASLGLPVSNAIVLHNSNKLALRLTPCDVFARVAPVGQEVARFEVELAQRLVAVGAPVCPLEPRADPRVYTRDGFTVTLWTYHEPVTPHVPPDDCAKALELLHAGMRRVDVPSPRFTDRIAQAQDIVADPDRSPELADADRAFLSGRLADLRRTIGERGAVEQLLHGEPHPGNVLSTRNGPLFIDLETCCRGPVEFDLAHVPEAVCEHYPNIDQELLDECRQLVLAMVAAWRWDRDDEFPNGRRFGEELLRALRDGPPWPTLDTMNRRLGGLEKPPKST
- a CDS encoding HEAT repeat domain-containing protein, which codes for MKDVLTALEALTGCDPDRRDLAAEVLGDFLRGAMLDTATACLVVGRLINLAVIESVVKVRESALNAVSEAFDHYSPPLGLVEPLASVARTLEPGLLEYALRILGATQDPRAQSLIEPFLHHPDPNVREEARLAYAEVAMSTALGHGSP
- a CDS encoding glutathione-independent formaldehyde dehydrogenase produces the protein MKALVYNGSRDVSVKEVPDARIERPTDVLVRITATNICGSDLHMYEGRTDLEPGKVLGHENLGVVAEVGDGVERVKVGDHVCLPFNIGCGFCRNCETGMPSYCLTANPDPEMAGAAYGFAGMGPYSGGQAEYLRVPFGDFNCLRLPEDAEEKEDDYVMVADIFPTGWHATRLAGLKPGESCVVYGAGPVGLMAAYSALLQGASQVMVVDRHPDRLRLVERMGAIAVDDSKGDPVEQILNLTDGRRADCGCECVGYQAHDHLGVEHPEMTMNNLVKSVKFTGGIGVVGIFLPSDPGASDEMARNGRLTFDMGTFWFQGQKIGTGQAPVKAYNRQLRDMIHRDRAKPSFIVSHDLPLQRAPEAYEHFDNREDGWTKVVLKPALA